One Brevinematia bacterium genomic window carries:
- a CDS encoding DUF4139 domain-containing protein, with product MRKMIFFASFFMFILIGVFPKAETTVTFYPSTVLVKLSVTTNIIAIPANSFDISVERNRIVEITTSTNIPPNLLSELSNTIKEIEEVERKITSAKNESEKLKASLELIKTVLASPYPKDTKTMTSLMENFNQLQGKVIEINESILPNLEKEKSVKERKKKEIEGEIEKKQEVVKVIKLSTSAGTLSYRLAGGWRTSYTLNADNQTLSLKVKFSLPERVKILVSKIIVTTTEVVPDIVEVELKKLIGAVMEMISYKSTLPTTIPKLKTEVYGRVEGEKFSETSLEEKGVDIGLVWEISKEMVLEKDTEVTVFDNIPVSVERSYYAIPPKYSSGLAVFKISNVSEVTFLPGSVDILFAGSRVSGIYLNKTIPKGGVFETKGISVPSIVVERKLVEEREEMPKLLGTHKRIVRVFKNIIRNNLPTQIAISIVDRIPIPYDDRIKVNIDKITPSPEMSYEVIRKEGIFKVSMVVEKGKTAENLVSYWVEYPADLNYYEYER from the coding sequence ATGAGAAAGATGATCTTTTTTGCTTCGTTTTTCATGTTTATCCTCATAGGAGTTTTTCCAAAAGCAGAAACGACAGTTACTTTTTATCCTAGCACAGTTTTAGTAAAACTCTCGGTAACGACAAACATAATTGCAATTCCAGCGAATTCTTTTGATATCTCGGTTGAAAGAAACAGAATTGTTGAGATAACCACTTCAACCAACATACCACCAAATCTTCTCTCTGAGTTAAGCAATACTATAAAAGAGATAGAGGAGGTGGAAAGAAAGATAACTTCTGCAAAAAATGAATCAGAGAAACTTAAAGCTTCATTGGAGTTGATAAAAACAGTTTTAGCTTCACCTTACCCAAAGGACACTAAGACCATGACTTCGCTGATGGAGAACTTTAACCAATTACAGGGGAAAGTTATTGAGATAAATGAGAGTATTTTACCTAATCTGGAAAAAGAGAAGTCAGTTAAAGAGAGGAAGAAAAAGGAAATAGAGGGAGAGATAGAAAAGAAACAGGAGGTAGTGAAAGTGATTAAGCTTTCTACCTCAGCTGGAACATTGAGCTACAGATTAGCAGGTGGCTGGAGGACCAGTTATACGCTCAATGCTGATAATCAAACCTTATCACTGAAAGTGAAATTTTCACTACCTGAGAGGGTTAAGATTCTAGTTAGCAAGATTATTGTGACGACTACTGAGGTAGTTCCGGATATCGTGGAAGTTGAGCTGAAAAAGTTGATAGGAGCTGTGATGGAAATGATTTCTTACAAATCCACACTTCCAACGACTATTCCTAAACTGAAGACTGAAGTGTATGGTAGGGTTGAAGGTGAGAAATTTTCTGAAACTAGTTTGGAGGAAAAAGGAGTTGATATTGGACTTGTATGGGAGATTAGTAAGGAGATGGTATTAGAGAAAGACACAGAGGTTACGGTATTTGATAATATACCTGTTAGTGTGGAAAGAAGTTACTATGCCATTCCTCCGAAATACTCCTCAGGTCTTGCTGTTTTTAAAATCTCAAATGTTTCTGAAGTTACTTTTCTGCCGGGTAGTGTTGACATTCTATTTGCTGGTAGTAGGGTAAGTGGGATATATCTTAATAAGACAATTCCCAAAGGTGGGGTTTTTGAAACCAAGGGAATCTCAGTGCCCAGCATCGTAGTGGAGAGGAAGTTAGTTGAAGAGCGGGAGGAGATGCCAAAACTTCTGGGGACTCATAAGCGAATAGTAAGAGTTTTTAAAAACATCATTAGAAATAACTTACCTACGCAAATAGCTATATCTATAGTTGACAGGATTCCGATACCTTATGACGATAGAATTAAAGTAAACATTGATAAGATAACACCTTCTCCTGAGATGAGCTACGAAGTAATAAGGAAGGAGGGAATATTCAAGGTAAGTATGGTTGTTGAAAAGGGGAAAACCGCAGAAAATCTAGTATCTTACTGGGTGGAGTATCCAGCGGATCTTAATTACTACGAATACGAAAGGTAG
- a CDS encoding lytic transglycosylase domain-containing protein: MKIVGVKGFVGTFAIVFLFSQMNLPENVVNKSTYDYVVNLSKFSFSKYDSIEDENIDRFISTYKAVYFDKKKVVKRMRSMSGRRIYKRVEVLVPRKDPRLSSLSLVEKQYFSVPSDSPYKPDIALLYADVLIANTKYSTALKVLASLSNTSVYDEAVLRMAKIGVKTGNYHLLRESLSIYEKMKKVEIYSPIYIVYKALLYAKDGNLETSLRMVRDLVVFDFTQKYDYISYIVDYFHHLSGIFPSSFPSGEGRKMVEEICFELIDYKFYGEAVKIANFAKLGPDFIAELLLDMKVIGARGWKTLARIYLPVTYRNIILNPVSFENRIDGYGSYLRKVILKSLVVHYIKHDCCKSTEYLRILSGEAIRTERIYLLASKLIDKLILAKRYDMIALILKETELSGNFAHRDIDRVSFFKGYACEMIGQTNDAIKFYETAVSSVPSGYYDYLASRRISELASENEVRSYYNRFILPTTSESEKLKLAKLLFNFDKQNYDSYKSFVLYKIKEKNPFLLSIPYEIVEAIDSVERSKIKTLLKRIKDEYAVVSRIVRNKVVYKGLSNVFSYIVIMRNRLEMKMTRGIYNEGNNITANKFIDAFSKFLPFSIQEVLYPIPYVSDVIYSAERFGIDPNLIYAVMKQESFFQEGAYSRAGAIGLMQVLYSTGKLVARKLDIPEAISSRKDLFKTDLNIFLGTAYLSMLIDSYGDLNHAISAYNGGARVFSRTKRKYKISPEDSIVFSEFLAFRETRQYIKRVVKYYNVYSSIYNFEIVKKELGVRDKKDLEELKARLNALQEKLGIGEEEIEEEQEETESEE; this comes from the coding sequence ATGAAGATTGTTGGTGTGAAGGGATTCGTAGGGACTTTCGCAATTGTATTTCTTTTTTCGCAGATGAATTTACCAGAAAATGTTGTCAATAAAAGCACGTACGATTATGTTGTGAATCTTAGTAAGTTTTCCTTCTCTAAGTATGACTCTATTGAGGATGAAAATATTGATAGGTTTATATCCACTTACAAGGCAGTGTATTTTGATAAAAAGAAGGTTGTTAAGAGAATGAGGAGTATGAGTGGTAGGAGGATTTACAAAAGGGTTGAAGTTTTAGTGCCTAGAAAAGATCCAAGACTTTCCTCTCTAAGCCTTGTGGAGAAACAATACTTCTCCGTCCCTTCGGATTCCCCATACAAGCCTGATATTGCCCTTCTGTATGCTGATGTTCTAATTGCTAATACTAAGTATTCTACTGCTTTGAAAGTTCTGGCTTCGCTTTCAAATACTTCAGTTTACGATGAGGCGGTTTTAAGAATGGCTAAGATCGGTGTCAAAACAGGCAATTATCATCTCCTTAGGGAGAGTTTAAGTATTTACGAAAAAATGAAAAAAGTAGAGATTTATAGTCCTATTTACATTGTCTACAAAGCTTTGCTTTATGCTAAGGATGGTAATTTGGAAACTTCTCTTAGAATGGTGAGGGATCTGGTAGTTTTTGATTTTACTCAAAAATACGATTACATTAGCTACATAGTTGACTATTTCCACCATCTTTCTGGGATATTTCCTTCCTCTTTTCCTTCTGGGGAAGGAAGAAAAATGGTAGAAGAGATTTGTTTTGAGCTGATAGACTATAAATTTTACGGTGAAGCTGTTAAGATTGCTAATTTTGCGAAACTTGGACCTGATTTCATAGCAGAATTACTCTTGGATATGAAGGTTATTGGAGCGAGGGGTTGGAAAACTCTTGCTAGGATTTACTTACCAGTGACTTACAGAAACATTATTCTTAATCCTGTTAGTTTTGAAAATAGGATTGATGGGTATGGTAGCTACTTGAGGAAAGTTATACTAAAGTCGCTAGTTGTCCACTATATCAAGCATGACTGTTGTAAGTCTACTGAGTATCTTAGAATACTTTCTGGGGAAGCTATACGCACTGAGAGGATATATTTACTTGCTTCAAAGCTGATTGACAAACTCATTTTGGCGAAAAGATATGATATGATAGCGTTGATACTTAAGGAGACTGAACTTAGTGGAAATTTTGCTCATAGAGATATTGATAGAGTTTCTTTTTTCAAGGGATATGCTTGTGAGATGATCGGTCAGACTAATGATGCAATAAAGTTTTATGAAACTGCAGTATCCTCTGTTCCGTCAGGATATTATGATTACCTGGCTTCTAGGAGAATAAGTGAGTTAGCGTCTGAGAATGAGGTTAGAAGTTACTACAATAGATTCATTTTACCGACTACGTCAGAAAGCGAAAAACTGAAGCTAGCAAAATTGTTATTTAACTTTGATAAGCAGAATTATGACTCCTATAAGTCGTTTGTTCTCTATAAGATTAAGGAGAAAAACCCTTTTCTTCTTAGCATACCCTATGAGATAGTTGAAGCTATAGATTCTGTAGAGAGGTCAAAGATAAAAACTCTCCTTAAGAGGATAAAGGATGAGTATGCTGTTGTGAGTAGGATAGTTAGGAATAAGGTGGTATACAAAGGATTGTCTAATGTATTTTCCTACATTGTCATAATGAGAAATAGGCTTGAGATGAAAATGACTAGAGGGATATACAACGAAGGCAACAACATAACTGCTAACAAATTCATAGATGCTTTTTCCAAGTTCCTACCGTTTAGTATACAGGAAGTTCTATATCCTATTCCTTACGTTTCTGATGTGATATACTCGGCGGAAAGGTTTGGCATTGACCCAAACCTAATATACGCTGTTATGAAGCAAGAGAGCTTTTTTCAGGAAGGAGCTTACTCAAGAGCTGGTGCTATCGGACTTATGCAAGTATTGTATAGCACTGGAAAGCTAGTGGCAAGGAAACTTGATATACCTGAGGCGATATCTAGCAGAAAGGATTTATTCAAAACAGATCTGAACATATTTCTGGGGACGGCTTATCTGTCAATGCTGATAGACTCTTACGGCGATCTCAATCATGCTATATCTGCATACAACGGTGGTGCTAGAGTCTTCTCTAGAACTAAGAGGAAGTATAAAATATCTCCCGAGGATAGTATTGTATTTTCCGAATTCCTTGCGTTTAGAGAAACTAGGCAATACATAAAGAGAGTTGTAAAGTATTACAACGTTTACTCGTCTATATACAACTTTGAGATCGTAAAGAAGGAACTTGGTGTGCGGGATAAAAAGGATCTTGAAGAACTTAAAGCAAGACTTAACGCACTTCAGGAAAAACTTGGAATTGGTGAAGAAGAAATTGAGGAAGAACAAGAAGAAACCGAAAGTGAGGAGTAA
- a CDS encoding EscU/YscU/HrcU family type III secretion system export apparatus switch protein — protein sequence MKKAVALKYEPSEMQAPEVISKGVGILAEKIVQIAEEHNIPIVKSEVVEPLMAIRIRSEIPPELYNAIAEILAFVYKLVKESKGEVKK from the coding sequence ATGAAAAAAGCAGTAGCGCTAAAGTATGAACCTAGCGAGATGCAGGCTCCAGAGGTTATCTCAAAGGGAGTAGGAATCCTAGCAGAAAAAATAGTTCAGATAGCTGAGGAACACAATATCCCAATAGTAAAATCAGAAGTAGTAGAACCCCTTATGGCAATAAGAATAAGGTCAGAAATACCACCAGAACTTTATAACGCAATAGCAGAAATATTAGCATTTGTCTATAAGTTAGTTAAAGAAAGCAAAGGCGAGGTGAAAAAGTAA
- a CDS encoding polymer-forming cytoskeletal protein produces MADPKTTVYNTIIGENSFFEGKFMVNGGIRIDGKFEGEMLKVSHVTIGSKGKVRSNISALSVVVEGVLIGNIDAKVRVILLPTSRVYGDITTPEIIIQQGVIFEGRIKIVQDRSISVKEEIEKIYRGT; encoded by the coding sequence ATGGCTGACCCAAAGACTACAGTATACAACACTATAATTGGTGAAAATTCCTTTTTTGAAGGAAAGTTCATGGTCAACGGAGGAATAAGAATAGACGGGAAGTTTGAAGGTGAAATGCTTAAAGTTTCCCACGTGACAATAGGTAGTAAAGGCAAAGTCAGAAGCAATATCTCTGCACTCAGTGTAGTAGTTGAAGGAGTTCTTATAGGGAATATAGATGCTAAGGTTAGGGTAATACTCCTACCAACAAGTAGAGTATACGGCGATATAACAACACCAGAGATAATAATACAACAAGGAGTGATATTTGAGGGTAGGATAAAAATTGTTCAAGACAGGAGCATCTCCGTCAAGGAGGAAATTGAAAAAATCTATAGGGGGACTTGA